One Falco biarmicus isolate bFalBia1 chromosome 13, bFalBia1.pri, whole genome shotgun sequence genomic region harbors:
- the DYNLT2B gene encoding dynein light chain Tctex-type protein 2B isoform X2 → MGELGPDDGAGNTYSLRPGLQQRFKSSTVKECIHAILKEKLANVQYVPEEMPQLTKFLSETIKDRLKEEGFDRYKMVVQVVIGEQRGEGVNMAARCFWDADTDSCAHDVFMNDSLFCVVAAFGCFYY, encoded by the exons ATGGGCGAGCTGGGCCCGGACGACGGGGCCGGGAACACGTACAGCCTGCGGCCCGGCCTCCAGCAGCG GTTTAAATCGTCCACAGTAAAAGAATGTATCCATGCAATACTGAAGGAGAAGCTGGCCAATGTACAGTATGTCCCAGAAGAAATGCCTCAGCTTACAAAGTTTCTATCAGAGACAATAAAAGACAGACTGAAAG AAGAGGGATTTGACAGGTACAAAATGGTGGTGCAGGTTGTAATtggagagcagagaggagaaggagTGAA TATGGCTGCACGATGTTTCTGGGATGCTGACACTGACAGCTGTGCTCATGATGTGTTCATGAAT GACAGCCTGTTTTGTGTGGTAGCTGCGTTTGGCTGCTTCTACTACTGA
- the PDCD1 gene encoding programmed cell death protein 1: protein MAQSALKTTWGSMEVALTGICAVVLCCGPVLAGCRQVTFFPAVLTCPAGSSATFFCNISMENDSGSEYSLNWYKEMNHSQGQKIAEISRNNHQTKTEKYVLTNHNPAFKIEILNLHQNDSGSYYCGLITFFEPDKVMESNRSHLVVTAAPENTNATDEPEMEEGNPPDHIKAVLLGILLLAGVVVLLMFGYLTVTYRRGDVQKPPSENTPAKEEKPPVVSVSTVDYGVLEFQWDQCSQLPPETQLADQTEYATIVFPEEKPVTPERGKKHQNERTWQLQSQPC, encoded by the exons ATGGCTCAGAGTGCCTTGAAGACAACGTGGGGCAGCATGGAGGTGGCCCTGACCGGCATCTGCGCTGTCGTGCTCTGCTGCggccctgtgctggctgggtgcCGCCAGG TGACCTTCTTCCCAGCAGTGTTAACTtgccctgcaggcagctcagccaCCTTCTTCTGCAATATCTCCATGGAGAATGACTCTGGCTCAGAGTACAGCCTCAACTGGTACAAGGAGATGAACCACAGTCAAGGCCAAAAAATTGCTGAGATCAGCCGGAACAACCACCAGACAAAGACAGAGAAGTATGTGCTCACCAACCACAATCCTGCCTTCAAGATTGAGATCCTGAACCTCCACCAGAATGACTCAGGCTCCTACTACTGTGGACTGATCACTTTCTTTGAACCTGATAAAGTGATGGAGAGCAACCGGTCCCACCTGGTGGTCACAG CAGCCCCTGAGAATACAAATGCTACTGATGAGCCTGAGATGGAGGAAGGCAACCCCCCAGACCACATCAAGGCTGTGCTCCTGggcatcctgctgctggctggcgTGGTTGTGCTGCTGATGTTTGGCTACCTCACAGTCACATACAGGAGAGGAG ATGTGCAGAAACCACCAAGTGAAAACACGCCAGCG aaggaagagaagccCCCTGTGGTGTCTGTGTCCACTGTGGACTATGGTGTGCTGGAGTTTCAGTGGGACCAGTGCAGCCAGCTGCCCCCCGAGACACAGTTGGCTGACCAGACTGAATATGCCACCATTGTCTTCCCAGAGGAGAAACCTGTCACACCAGAGCGGGGAAAGAAACACCAGAATGAGAGGACTTGGCAGCTGCAgtcacagccctgctga
- the DYNLT2B gene encoding dynein light chain Tctex-type protein 2B isoform X1: MGELGPDDGAGNTYSLRPGLQQRFKSSTVKECIHAILKEKLANVQYVPEEMPQLTKFLSETIKDRLKEEGFDRYKMVVQVVIGEQRGEGVNMAARCFWDADTDSCAHDVFMNVGRGSMRDKVYSYMLC, from the exons ATGGGCGAGCTGGGCCCGGACGACGGGGCCGGGAACACGTACAGCCTGCGGCCCGGCCTCCAGCAGCG GTTTAAATCGTCCACAGTAAAAGAATGTATCCATGCAATACTGAAGGAGAAGCTGGCCAATGTACAGTATGTCCCAGAAGAAATGCCTCAGCTTACAAAGTTTCTATCAGAGACAATAAAAGACAGACTGAAAG AAGAGGGATTTGACAGGTACAAAATGGTGGTGCAGGTTGTAATtggagagcagagaggagaaggagTGAA TATGGCTGCACGATGTTTCTGGGATGCTGACACTGACAGCTGTGCTCATGATGTGTTCATGAAT GTGGGGAGAGGAAGCATGAGAGATAAAGTCTATTCTTACATGCTTTGCTGA